In a single window of the Eriocheir sinensis breed Jianghai 21 chromosome 61, ASM2467909v1, whole genome shotgun sequence genome:
- the LOC126986375 gene encoding SOSS complex subunit B1-A-like isoform X3 yields MDTQFTPIRELKPGMKNLRLVFIVLEIGRPNVTKENHEVRSVKVADRSGCINISLWDEPGQLLQPGDIVNLNKGYVSVWKNCLTLYVAKGGELQKVSEFCMQFSEQPNMSEPNPELVPLSKGSCGGGGGDQGGSGGNRGGSQGGGNSGGGGGNSLADASRDPRLLKPNSNGGNLDPRGGKGGGGGGGGGVTASNGHHSTGGGRHTSSTKSRSHGGGSKQSGKR; encoded by the exons ATGGACACACAGTTTACGCCGATTCGAGAGCTTAAGCCGGGCATGAAGAACCTCAGATTGGTGTTCATTGTGCTGGAGATCG GAAGGCCGAACGTCACAAAGGAGAATCATGAGGTGCGGTCCGTCAAGGTGGCGGACCGCTCGGGCTGCATAAACATATCTCTCTGGGACGAGCCGGGACAACTTCTGCAG CCGGGAGACATAGTCAACCTCAACAAGGGTTACGTCAGTGTGTGGAAAAACTGTCTCACCCTCTACGTGGCGAAGGGCGGCGAACTACAGAAAGTTAGCGA GTTCTGTATGCAGTTCTCCGAGCAGCCCAACATGTCCGAGCCCAACCCAGAGCTGGTGCCCCTGAGTAAAGGAAGctgtggggggggcgggggtgaccAGGGGGGCAGCGGCGGCAACCGGGGGGGCTCTCAGGGGGGCGGgaactctggtggtggtggtggcaactcCCTTGCTGACGCCTCGCGGGACCCGAGGTTATTGAAGCCAAACAGCAACGGAGGCAATTTGGACcccaggggagggaagggagggggtgggggaggcgggggaggggtgaCGGCCTCCAACGGGCACCACAGCACGGGGGGCGGCCGCCACACATCCTCAACGAAAAGCCGCAGTCacggaggaggaagcaaacagtCGGGCAAGAGGTAA
- the LOC126986375 gene encoding SOSS complex subunit B1-A-like isoform X2, whose product MADRRKQGDGARSNMDTQFTPIRELKPGMKNLRLVFIVLEIGRPNVTKENHEVRSVKVADRSGCINISLWDEPGQLLQPGDIVNLNKGYVSVWKNCLTLYVAKGGELQKVSEFCMQFSEQPNMSEPNPELVPLSKGSCGGGGGDQGGSGGNRGGSQGGGNSGGGGGNSLADASRDPRLLKPNSNGGNLDPRGGKGGGGGGGGGVTASNGHHSTGGGRHTSSTKSRSHGGGSKQSGKR is encoded by the exons atggCCGACCGTAGGAAGCAAGGCGACGGTGCTCG aaGCAACATGGACACACAGTTTACGCCGATTCGAGAGCTTAAGCCGGGCATGAAGAACCTCAGATTGGTGTTCATTGTGCTGGAGATCG GAAGGCCGAACGTCACAAAGGAGAATCATGAGGTGCGGTCCGTCAAGGTGGCGGACCGCTCGGGCTGCATAAACATATCTCTCTGGGACGAGCCGGGACAACTTCTGCAG CCGGGAGACATAGTCAACCTCAACAAGGGTTACGTCAGTGTGTGGAAAAACTGTCTCACCCTCTACGTGGCGAAGGGCGGCGAACTACAGAAAGTTAGCGA GTTCTGTATGCAGTTCTCCGAGCAGCCCAACATGTCCGAGCCCAACCCAGAGCTGGTGCCCCTGAGTAAAGGAAGctgtggggggggcgggggtgaccAGGGGGGCAGCGGCGGCAACCGGGGGGGCTCTCAGGGGGGCGGgaactctggtggtggtggtggcaactcCCTTGCTGACGCCTCGCGGGACCCGAGGTTATTGAAGCCAAACAGCAACGGAGGCAATTTGGACcccaggggagggaagggagggggtgggggaggcgggggaggggtgaCGGCCTCCAACGGGCACCACAGCACGGGGGGCGGCCGCCACACATCCTCAACGAAAAGCCGCAGTCacggaggaggaagcaaacagtCGGGCAAGAGGTAA
- the LOC126986375 gene encoding SOSS complex subunit B1-A-like isoform X1, with translation MMNSSGEAPSLESNMDTQFTPIRELKPGMKNLRLVFIVLEIGRPNVTKENHEVRSVKVADRSGCINISLWDEPGQLLQPGDIVNLNKGYVSVWKNCLTLYVAKGGELQKVSEFCMQFSEQPNMSEPNPELVPLSKGSCGGGGGDQGGSGGNRGGSQGGGNSGGGGGNSLADASRDPRLLKPNSNGGNLDPRGGKGGGGGGGGGVTASNGHHSTGGGRHTSSTKSRSHGGGSKQSGKR, from the exons ATGATGAACTCGTCAGGCGAGGCACCGAGTCTGGA aaGCAACATGGACACACAGTTTACGCCGATTCGAGAGCTTAAGCCGGGCATGAAGAACCTCAGATTGGTGTTCATTGTGCTGGAGATCG GAAGGCCGAACGTCACAAAGGAGAATCATGAGGTGCGGTCCGTCAAGGTGGCGGACCGCTCGGGCTGCATAAACATATCTCTCTGGGACGAGCCGGGACAACTTCTGCAG CCGGGAGACATAGTCAACCTCAACAAGGGTTACGTCAGTGTGTGGAAAAACTGTCTCACCCTCTACGTGGCGAAGGGCGGCGAACTACAGAAAGTTAGCGA GTTCTGTATGCAGTTCTCCGAGCAGCCCAACATGTCCGAGCCCAACCCAGAGCTGGTGCCCCTGAGTAAAGGAAGctgtggggggggcgggggtgaccAGGGGGGCAGCGGCGGCAACCGGGGGGGCTCTCAGGGGGGCGGgaactctggtggtggtggtggcaactcCCTTGCTGACGCCTCGCGGGACCCGAGGTTATTGAAGCCAAACAGCAACGGAGGCAATTTGGACcccaggggagggaagggagggggtgggggaggcgggggaggggtgaCGGCCTCCAACGGGCACCACAGCACGGGGGGCGGCCGCCACACATCCTCAACGAAAAGCCGCAGTCacggaggaggaagcaaacagtCGGGCAAGAGGTAA